The Thermus brockianus genome window below encodes:
- the hrpB gene encoding ATP-dependent helicase HrpB → MAWLDEAVALLLQAGRLLLKAYPGAGKSTLFPLRLLEALPGRVLLFEPRRVAARAVAARLAENLGEPLGKTVGYRVRLEAKESPETRLLVMTEGLLTRLLLEDPTLEGVSAVLLDEAHERHLEGDLALALLLRVQETLRPDLKLALLTATPDPDLERTLAGATLAVEGESHPVEILHLERVPEGPLEALAARYARKAFLEGEGDVLVFLPGKGAIERTQKLLQDLPAFPLHGGLPLAEQAALLRPGPRKIVLATDVAETSLTLPGVRAVVDTGLAKKPRFDPRTGLTRLVLAQIPEDSARQRAGRAGRLGPGKVYRLYPQGPFPPKRPEILETDLSRAVLLALAFGERLEDLPLPTPPPKGALEAAHALLHLLGAVREGRPTPLGQAMLSLPTHPRLARMALAAEGLGLLPLAADLMALLEERDPLEGERDLLAKLEALLLARKERRGAFLRVERASALWRRRLGAKPLESLPPPEAVGRLLLFAYPDRAAMRVGPGQYRLATGPLLGLEGDGPPYLVAVGAEVSGGKGRILLHAPLAPEDLEERAEVVAHRGWEEGRLRGYLEKRFGALVLERLPIDPGPPTPETLREALKGGLPLPEEARQVLLRLAFLREHGVEVPELTEEALLQDLTWLLPWAQGVRRVEDLRELPWKEILLSHLGEARKALEALAPETLTLPSGRRKRLQYREGAPPLLSLLIQEAFGLKETPRVLGGKVPVVVELLSPARRPVQVTQDLRSFWEKRYPEVRRELMRRYPKHPWPERP, encoded by the coding sequence ATGGCCTGGCTGGACGAGGCGGTGGCCCTGCTGCTCCAGGCGGGCCGCCTTCTCCTCAAGGCCTACCCCGGGGCGGGCAAGAGCACCCTCTTCCCCTTGAGGCTTCTGGAGGCCCTACCCGGGCGGGTCCTCCTCTTTGAGCCCAGGCGGGTGGCGGCCCGGGCGGTGGCGGCCAGGCTTGCGGAAAACCTGGGGGAGCCCTTGGGGAAGACCGTGGGCTATCGGGTGCGCCTCGAGGCCAAGGAGAGCCCGGAAACCCGGCTCCTTGTCATGACGGAGGGCCTCCTCACCCGGCTCCTCCTGGAAGACCCTACCCTGGAAGGGGTTTCCGCCGTCCTCCTGGACGAGGCCCACGAGCGCCATCTGGAAGGGGACCTGGCCCTCGCCCTCCTCCTAAGGGTGCAGGAGACCCTAAGGCCCGACCTCAAGCTCGCCCTCCTCACCGCCACCCCCGACCCCGACCTGGAGAGGACCCTGGCCGGGGCCACCTTGGCGGTGGAGGGGGAAAGCCACCCCGTGGAGATCCTCCACCTGGAAAGGGTGCCGGAAGGCCCCCTGGAGGCCTTGGCGGCCCGCTACGCCCGGAAAGCCTTCCTGGAAGGGGAAGGGGACGTCCTGGTCTTCCTGCCAGGGAAGGGGGCGATAGAGAGGACGCAAAAACTCCTCCAGGACCTCCCCGCCTTTCCCCTTCACGGGGGGCTTCCCTTGGCGGAGCAGGCGGCCCTCCTCAGGCCCGGGCCCCGGAAGATCGTCCTGGCCACGGACGTGGCGGAAACGAGCCTCACCCTGCCCGGGGTGCGGGCGGTGGTGGACACAGGCCTGGCCAAGAAGCCCCGCTTTGACCCGAGGACGGGGCTCACCCGCCTGGTCCTCGCCCAGATCCCGGAGGATTCCGCCCGACAGCGGGCGGGGCGGGCCGGGCGGCTCGGCCCGGGGAAGGTGTACCGCCTCTACCCCCAAGGCCCCTTTCCCCCCAAGCGGCCCGAGATCCTGGAGACGGACCTTTCCCGGGCGGTCCTCCTGGCCTTGGCCTTCGGGGAACGGCTAGAGGACCTGCCCCTCCCCACCCCGCCCCCCAAGGGGGCCCTGGAGGCGGCCCACGCCCTCCTCCACCTCCTGGGGGCGGTGCGGGAGGGCCGCCCCACCCCCTTGGGCCAGGCCATGCTCTCTCTCCCCACCCACCCCCGCCTGGCCCGGATGGCCCTGGCGGCTGAGGGGCTCGGCCTCTTGCCCCTAGCGGCGGACCTCATGGCCCTCCTGGAGGAGCGGGACCCCCTGGAAGGGGAAAGGGACCTCCTCGCCAAGCTGGAAGCCCTCCTCCTCGCCCGCAAGGAGAGGCGGGGGGCTTTCCTTAGGGTGGAGCGGGCCTCGGCCCTTTGGCGAAGGCGGCTCGGCGCCAAGCCCTTGGAAAGCCTTCCCCCTCCGGAGGCGGTGGGGCGGCTTCTCCTCTTCGCCTACCCCGACCGGGCGGCCATGCGGGTAGGCCCCGGGCAGTACCGCCTGGCCACCGGCCCCCTCCTGGGCCTGGAGGGGGATGGCCCCCCGTACCTGGTGGCCGTGGGGGCGGAGGTATCGGGCGGCAAAGGCAGGATCCTCCTCCACGCCCCCCTGGCCCCGGAGGACCTAGAGGAGCGGGCGGAGGTGGTGGCCCATAGGGGCTGGGAGGAAGGCCGGCTTAGGGGCTACCTGGAAAAGCGGTTTGGGGCCCTGGTCCTGGAAAGGCTCCCCATAGACCCCGGCCCGCCCACTCCCGAGACGTTGCGGGAGGCCCTCAAGGGAGGCCTACCCCTTCCCGAGGAGGCCCGGCAGGTCCTCCTCCGCCTCGCCTTCCTCCGGGAGCACGGGGTGGAGGTGCCCGAGCTCACGGAAGAAGCCCTCCTCCAGGACCTCACCTGGCTCCTCCCTTGGGCGCAAGGGGTGCGGCGGGTGGAGGACCTTCGGGAACTCCCTTGGAAGGAGATCCTCCTAAGCCACCTAGGGGAGGCGAGGAAGGCCCTCGAGGCCCTCGCCCCCGAAACCCTCACCCTCCCTTCCGGGAGAAGGAAGCGCCTCCAGTACCGGGAAGGCGCCCCACCCCTCCTCTCCCTCCTCATCCAAGAGGCCTTCGGCCTTAAGGAAACCCCAAGGGTCCTTGGGGGAAAGGTACCCGTGGTGGTGGAGCTCCTCTCCCCCGCCCGGCGGCCGGTGCAGGTCACCCAGGACCTCAGGTCCTTCTGGGAAAAGCGCTACCCCGAGGTGCGGCGGGAGCTCATGCGCCGCTACCCCAAGCACCCGTGGCCGGAACGCCCGTGA
- a CDS encoding DNA topoisomerase subunit B, giving the protein MSYDASAIKVLKGLEGVRHRPAMYIGGTGVEGYHHLFKEILDNAVDEALAGYATEIVTTLNPDGSLTVEDNGRGIPVDLMPEEGKPAVEVIYTTLHSGGKFESGAYKVSGGLHGVGASVVNALSEWTVVEVFRNGLHYRIAFSRGEVTEPLQVVGEAPKGRTGTRVTFKPDPEIFGSLAFDPSKIRSRLREVSYLVAGLKLVFKDLQHGKEEVFLDKGGVGSFAKALAEGEELLYEKPFLIRGQEGEVEVEVGLIHTKGYTAEILTYANMIPTRDGGTHLTAFKSAYSRALNQYAKKAGLNKDKGPQPTGDDLLEGLYAVVSVKLPQPQFEGQTKGKLLNPEAGSAVNQVVYEKLLELLEENPRIAKTLYEKALRAAQAREAARKARELVRRQNPLESDDLPGKLADCQTENPEEAELFIVEGDSAGGSAKQGRDRRFQAILPLRGKILNVEKAGLSKALKNAEVRAMVAAIGAGIGGTGDEAHFDLEGLRYHKIIIMTDADVDGSHIRTLLLTFFYRYMRPLIERGHVYIAQPPLYRLQVGKKVEYLYSDEELAERLKELEGKSYEVQRFKGLGEMNPEQLWETTMNPEKRVLKRVELQDALEASELFEKLMGQDVAPRRDFIEEHARYAELDI; this is encoded by the coding sequence GTGAGCTACGACGCTTCCGCCATTAAGGTGCTCAAAGGGCTAGAAGGGGTGCGCCACCGCCCCGCCATGTACATCGGCGGCACGGGGGTGGAGGGGTACCACCACCTCTTTAAGGAAATCCTGGACAACGCCGTGGACGAGGCCCTGGCGGGCTACGCCACGGAGATCGTCACCACCCTGAACCCCGACGGCTCCCTCACCGTGGAGGACAACGGCCGGGGCATCCCCGTGGACCTCATGCCCGAGGAGGGGAAGCCCGCCGTGGAGGTCATCTACACCACCTTGCACTCCGGGGGGAAGTTTGAAAGCGGGGCCTACAAGGTCTCGGGCGGCCTCCACGGGGTGGGGGCGAGCGTGGTGAACGCCCTTTCCGAGTGGACCGTGGTGGAGGTCTTCCGGAACGGCCTGCACTACCGCATCGCCTTCAGCCGGGGCGAGGTGACCGAGCCCCTCCAGGTGGTGGGCGAGGCCCCCAAGGGCAGGACGGGAACGCGGGTTACCTTTAAGCCCGACCCCGAGATCTTCGGCTCCCTCGCCTTTGACCCGAGCAAAATCCGGTCCCGCCTCCGGGAGGTGAGCTATTTGGTGGCGGGGCTTAAGCTCGTCTTCAAAGACCTCCAGCACGGCAAGGAGGAGGTCTTCTTGGACAAGGGGGGCGTGGGCTCCTTCGCCAAAGCCTTGGCGGAAGGGGAGGAACTCCTCTACGAGAAGCCCTTCCTCATCCGGGGCCAGGAAGGCGAGGTGGAGGTGGAGGTGGGCCTCATCCACACCAAGGGCTACACGGCGGAAATCCTCACCTACGCCAACATGATCCCCACCCGGGACGGGGGCACCCACCTCACCGCCTTCAAGTCCGCCTACAGCCGGGCGCTAAACCAGTACGCCAAAAAAGCCGGCCTCAACAAGGACAAAGGCCCCCAGCCCACGGGGGACGACCTCCTGGAAGGCCTCTACGCCGTGGTGAGCGTGAAGCTCCCCCAGCCCCAGTTTGAAGGGCAGACCAAGGGGAAGCTCTTAAACCCCGAGGCGGGGAGCGCCGTAAACCAGGTGGTCTACGAGAAGCTTCTGGAGCTCCTAGAGGAAAACCCCCGCATCGCCAAAACCCTTTACGAGAAGGCCCTGCGGGCGGCCCAAGCCCGGGAGGCGGCCCGGAAGGCCCGGGAACTGGTGCGCCGGCAAAACCCCTTGGAGTCGGACGACCTCCCGGGGAAACTCGCCGACTGCCAGACGGAAAACCCCGAGGAGGCGGAGCTTTTCATCGTGGAGGGGGACTCCGCCGGGGGAAGCGCCAAGCAGGGCCGGGACCGGCGCTTCCAAGCCATCCTGCCCCTTAGGGGGAAAATCCTCAACGTGGAGAAGGCGGGGCTTTCCAAGGCCCTAAAGAACGCCGAAGTGCGGGCCATGGTGGCGGCCATCGGGGCGGGGATTGGGGGCACGGGGGACGAGGCCCACTTTGACCTGGAGGGCCTCCGCTACCACAAGATCATCATCATGACCGACGCCGACGTGGACGGGAGCCACATCCGCACCCTCCTCCTCACCTTCTTCTACCGCTACATGCGCCCCCTCATTGAGCGGGGCCACGTCTACATTGCCCAGCCACCCCTTTACCGCCTCCAGGTGGGGAAGAAGGTGGAGTACCTCTACTCCGACGAGGAACTCGCGGAGCGCCTCAAGGAGCTAGAGGGCAAGAGCTACGAGGTGCAACGCTTCAAGGGCCTAGGGGAGATGAACCCCGAGCAGCTTTGGGAAACCACCATGAACCCGGAAAAGCGGGTTCTCAAGCGGGTGGAGCTCCAAGACGCCCTGGAGGCCAGCGAGCTCTTTGAGAAGCTCATGGGCCAGGACGTGGCCCCCCGGCGGGACTTCATTGAGGAGCACGCCCGCTACGCCGAGCTGGACATCTAG
- a CDS encoding Eco57I restriction-modification methylase domain-containing protein → MASPRTLGQVPTPKALVDFMVGLAEAPLGGKVLEPACAHAPFLRAFREAHGTGYRFYGVEIDPSALDLPPWAEGFVADFLLWEAEGGFDLILGNPPYGALGAGARLAPELRRLYRKRFATWRGRYNLYGAFLEQGVRLLKEGGSLVYVVPAGWLVLEEFQKLRRFLAEEGALEVFYLGRAFPGLKVRATVLRFRKGGRGFALYDAEGLTAGKPPALLLEDPFWHGEMVRFPHPEALALEKEGLPLGRLFHLHFAARSPEIKAHPLTRLEPGPGLVPVLTGRNLLPGRVDYETPHSGLYFPREAAPLLKPFYAFPHLVVGHTRHYRVVAALDERAYPWREEFHLVPKEGVRVDLDGLVDYLNGPEVQAYYRGLYREVVPHLTRPMLERLPVPPHLL, encoded by the coding sequence ATGGCCTCTCCCCGCACCCTGGGCCAGGTGCCCACCCCGAAGGCCCTGGTGGACTTCATGGTGGGCCTGGCCGAAGCCCCCCTAGGGGGGAAGGTTTTGGAGCCCGCCTGCGCCCATGCTCCCTTTCTCAGGGCCTTCCGGGAGGCCCACGGCACGGGCTACCGCTTCTATGGGGTGGAGATTGACCCAAGTGCCCTGGACCTTCCCCCTTGGGCGGAAGGTTTCGTGGCTGATTTCCTCCTTTGGGAAGCCGAGGGGGGCTTTGACCTTATCCTGGGAAACCCCCCTTACGGCGCCCTGGGGGCAGGCGCGCGCCTTGCCCCAGAACTCCGTCGCCTCTACCGGAAGCGCTTCGCCACGTGGCGGGGGCGGTACAACCTCTATGGGGCTTTCCTCGAACAGGGCGTGCGCCTCCTCAAGGAGGGTGGAAGCCTGGTTTACGTGGTGCCGGCAGGGTGGCTGGTCCTGGAAGAGTTTCAAAAGCTTCGCCGCTTCCTAGCCGAGGAGGGCGCCTTGGAGGTCTTCTACCTGGGACGGGCCTTCCCCGGACTCAAGGTGCGGGCCACGGTCCTCCGCTTCCGCAAGGGGGGAAGGGGCTTTGCGCTTTACGACGCCGAAGGCCTCACCGCGGGGAAACCGCCTGCCCTTCTCCTCGAAGACCCCTTCTGGCACGGGGAGATGGTGCGCTTCCCCCACCCCGAGGCCCTGGCCCTGGAAAAGGAAGGCCTGCCTTTGGGAAGGCTCTTCCACCTCCACTTTGCCGCCCGAAGCCCAGAGATCAAGGCCCACCCCTTAACCCGCCTCGAGCCGGGGCCCGGGCTGGTGCCCGTCCTCACCGGACGGAACCTCCTGCCTGGGAGGGTGGACTACGAAACCCCCCATTCCGGCCTCTACTTCCCCAGGGAAGCCGCCCCTCTCCTCAAGCCCTTCTACGCCTTTCCCCACCTGGTGGTGGGCCACACCCGCCACTACCGGGTGGTGGCGGCCTTGGACGAGCGGGCCTATCCCTGGCGGGAGGAGTTCCACCTGGTGCCCAAAGAGGGGGTAAGGGTGGACCTGGATGGCCTCGTGGACTACCTGAATGGCCCCGAGGTCCAAGCCTACTACCGGGGGCTTTACCGGGAGGTGGTCCCCCACCTCACCCGGCCCATGCTGGAGAGGCTCCCCGTGCCGCCCCACCTCCTCTAG
- a CDS encoding glycine C-acetyltransferase gives MSLSLRARVQSELERLKREGLYIRPKVLEAPQEPVTRVEGKEVVNLASNNYLGFANHPYLKEKAKQYLERWGAGSGAVRTIAGTFTYHVELEEALARFKGTESALVLQSGFTANQGVLGALLQEGDLVFSDELNHASIIDGLRLTKATRLVYRHANVDHLEELLKTHDTEGLKLIVTDGVFSMDGDIAPLDRIVPLAKKYGAVVYVDDAHGSGVLGEKGKGTVHHFGFHQDPDVVQVATLSKAWAVVGGYAAGALELKELLINKARPFLFSTSHPPAVVGALLGALELIEKEPERVERLWANTHYFKAELARLGYDTLGSQTPITPVLFGEAPLAFEASRLLLEEGVFAVGIGFPTVPRGKARIRNIVTAAHTREMLDKALEAYAKVGRKLGVIR, from the coding sequence ATGAGCCTTTCCTTGCGTGCCAGGGTGCAAAGCGAGCTGGAGCGGCTAAAGCGCGAGGGGCTTTACATCCGCCCCAAGGTCCTCGAGGCCCCCCAGGAGCCCGTGACCCGGGTGGAGGGGAAAGAGGTGGTCAACCTGGCCTCCAACAACTACCTGGGCTTCGCCAACCACCCCTACCTCAAGGAAAAGGCCAAGCAGTACCTGGAGCGATGGGGAGCGGGAAGCGGGGCGGTGCGCACCATCGCCGGCACCTTCACCTACCACGTGGAACTGGAAGAGGCCCTCGCCCGCTTCAAGGGGACGGAAAGCGCCTTGGTCCTCCAGTCCGGCTTCACCGCCAACCAGGGGGTCCTAGGGGCTTTGCTCCAGGAAGGGGACCTGGTCTTCTCCGACGAGCTCAACCACGCCTCCATCATTGATGGCCTACGCCTCACCAAGGCCACCCGCCTCGTCTACCGCCACGCCAACGTGGACCACCTGGAGGAACTCCTAAAGACCCACGACACCGAGGGCCTCAAGCTCATCGTCACCGACGGGGTCTTCTCCATGGACGGGGACATCGCTCCCCTAGACCGCATCGTGCCCCTGGCCAAGAAGTACGGGGCGGTGGTCTACGTGGACGACGCCCACGGCTCCGGGGTCCTGGGGGAGAAGGGCAAGGGCACCGTGCACCACTTCGGCTTCCACCAGGACCCCGACGTGGTCCAGGTGGCCACCCTCTCCAAGGCCTGGGCCGTGGTGGGGGGGTACGCCGCCGGTGCCTTGGAACTCAAGGAACTCCTCATCAACAAGGCCAGGCCCTTCCTCTTCTCCACGAGCCACCCCCCGGCGGTGGTGGGGGCCCTCCTCGGGGCCTTGGAGCTCATTGAGAAGGAGCCCGAGCGGGTGGAAAGGCTTTGGGCGAACACCCATTACTTCAAAGCGGAGCTCGCCCGGCTGGGCTACGACACCCTGGGAAGCCAGACCCCCATCACCCCCGTGCTCTTCGGGGAGGCTCCCCTGGCCTTTGAGGCAAGCCGCCTCCTCCTGGAGGAAGGGGTCTTCGCCGTGGGCATCGGCTTCCCCACGGTGCCCCGGGGAAAGGCCAGGATCCGCAACATCGTCACCGCCGCCCACACCCGGGAGATGCTGGACAAGGCCCTCGAGGCCTACGCCAAGGTGGGGCGGAAGCTCGGGGTCATTCGCTAG
- a CDS encoding DUF4032 domain-containing protein, whose translation MRGYLQAETEAERLERRARLLELLDRFRGEPSELLPFHQALALRPKGEHHLGLKAIEVDKVVGSVDRYEDFDRRFLPRTPHTLERWKRLRALQLEGHEFPPIEVYQVGEAYFVKDGNHRVALAKATGQKYIDAYVIALDVPVPVEAKDTLKDLILKAEYAHFLEKTRLKELVPEAEDILFSTLGRYDILLDHIATRRYFKGLEEGREVSWEEAVVDWYQNLYKPTLEAIRKLGLLAEFPGRTEADLYLWIMDHRYFLAQELGAELSPEEAARSYEARFGPWWKRRGSGLKAWFRSWGSRR comes from the coding sequence ATGCGGGGCTACCTGCAGGCGGAAACCGAGGCGGAGCGCTTAGAGCGCCGGGCTAGGCTTCTGGAGCTCCTGGACCGCTTTAGGGGGGAGCCTTCGGAGCTATTGCCCTTCCACCAGGCCCTGGCCCTGAGGCCCAAGGGGGAGCACCACCTGGGCCTAAAGGCCATTGAGGTGGACAAGGTGGTGGGCTCGGTGGACCGCTACGAGGACTTTGACCGCCGCTTCCTGCCCAGGACCCCCCATACCCTGGAGCGGTGGAAGCGGCTTAGGGCCTTGCAGCTGGAGGGGCACGAGTTTCCCCCCATAGAGGTCTACCAGGTGGGGGAGGCCTACTTCGTCAAGGATGGCAACCACCGGGTGGCCCTGGCCAAGGCCACGGGGCAGAAGTACATAGACGCCTACGTGATCGCCCTAGACGTCCCCGTGCCCGTGGAGGCCAAGGACACCCTGAAGGACCTGATCCTCAAGGCGGAGTACGCCCACTTCCTGGAGAAGACCCGGCTCAAGGAGCTGGTGCCTGAGGCGGAAGACATTCTCTTTTCTACCCTGGGCCGCTACGATATCCTCCTGGACCACATCGCCACCCGGCGGTACTTCAAGGGCCTCGAGGAGGGTCGGGAGGTCTCCTGGGAAGAAGCGGTGGTGGACTGGTACCAGAACCTCTATAAGCCCACCCTAGAGGCTATCCGGAAGCTTGGGCTTCTGGCGGAGTTCCCCGGGCGTACCGAGGCGGACCTTTACCTCTGGATCATGGACCACCGCTACTTCCTGGCCCAGGAGCTCGGGGCGGAGCTTTCCCCCGAGGAGGCGGCGCGGAGTTACGAGGCCCGCTTTGGGCCATGGTGGAAGCGGAGGGGAAGCGGGTTAAAGGCTTGGTTTAGGTCTTGGGGGAGCAGGCGCTAG
- a CDS encoding CsgG/HfaB family protein, translating into MRRGFALLGTVLLAALTACAPSVTTRASSGLEGENPYANYTGPRAKAVVANFICASAQCPSGAGAGISELLMTALINTNHFIVYDRSVLAQIQQEAYLGGKPLNLQGAELLVVGSITAFEPDAGGTRGGGGGILGGLLGAFGAGQKRSYVAVDMRIVDAQSGAIVSAFRVEGEATDVDYGGVLGVLVPGAAFGGGLKQYEKTPMGKALAVMVSNAVKEIINRTPRSYFKYAPDGKPYQQP; encoded by the coding sequence ATGAGAAGAGGTTTTGCCCTGCTTGGTACGGTTCTCTTGGCAGCCCTGACGGCGTGTGCTCCTAGTGTGACCACCAGGGCCTCCTCGGGCTTGGAGGGGGAAAATCCCTACGCCAACTACACGGGGCCTCGGGCTAAGGCGGTGGTGGCCAACTTTATCTGCGCCTCTGCCCAGTGCCCTTCAGGCGCAGGGGCAGGTATCTCGGAGCTCTTGATGACCGCCCTGATCAACACCAACCACTTCATCGTCTATGACCGTTCCGTTCTGGCCCAAATCCAGCAAGAGGCGTACCTAGGAGGCAAACCCCTGAACCTTCAAGGCGCTGAGCTGTTGGTAGTGGGCTCTATTACCGCTTTTGAGCCGGATGCGGGCGGTACCCGTGGGGGTGGCGGAGGGATTTTGGGGGGTCTCCTGGGGGCCTTCGGTGCAGGTCAAAAGCGTTCCTACGTAGCCGTGGATATGCGCATTGTGGACGCTCAAAGCGGGGCTATAGTTTCCGCTTTCCGTGTGGAGGGTGAGGCTACGGATGTGGATTATGGGGGGGTGCTAGGTGTCTTGGTCCCAGGCGCTGCCTTTGGGGGTGGGCTTAAGCAGTACGAGAAGACCCCCATGGGCAAAGCGTTAGCGGTGATGGTCTCCAACGCTGTCAAGGAGATTATTAACCGCACTCCCAGGAGTTACTTCAAATATGCTCCGGATGGTAAGCCTTACCAGCAGCCTTAA
- a CDS encoding GntR family transcriptional regulator has product MHTVGFRRPNQVREAVYGHLKDLLLSGRFAPGERLSEPLLAQELGVSRTPVREALMRLAEEGLVELVPGKGARVKAFTPEEVEEVYGVRALLEGEAAREAALRATPWEVAELEVRLRAIDEAPQEDYPGQMRRDLEFHRALVRLSGNRTLYRLYEDLLATLALARSALPTLSQDEATRREHWAIVEALRARDPERAKRAVEAHVYRFRDLVVAKLRKGGV; this is encoded by the coding sequence ATGCACACTGTGGGCTTCCGCCGACCCAACCAGGTGCGCGAGGCGGTCTACGGCCACCTCAAAGACCTCCTCCTCTCCGGGCGCTTTGCCCCTGGGGAAAGGCTTTCCGAGCCCCTTTTGGCCCAGGAGCTCGGGGTGTCCCGCACCCCGGTGCGGGAGGCCCTGATGCGCCTGGCCGAGGAAGGGCTTGTGGAGCTCGTTCCGGGTAAGGGGGCGAGGGTCAAGGCCTTCACCCCGGAGGAGGTGGAGGAGGTCTATGGGGTGCGGGCCCTTTTGGAAGGGGAGGCGGCGCGGGAGGCGGCGCTACGGGCCACGCCTTGGGAGGTTGCCGAACTGGAGGTCCGCCTTAGGGCCATTGACGAGGCGCCCCAAGAGGACTACCCCGGGCAGATGCGCCGGGATTTGGAGTTCCACCGGGCCTTGGTGCGCCTTTCCGGAAACCGTACCCTTTACCGCCTTTACGAGGACCTCCTGGCCACGCTAGCCCTGGCCCGGAGCGCCCTCCCCACCCTTTCCCAGGACGAGGCCACAAGGCGGGAACACTGGGCCATCGTGGAAGCCCTCCGCGCCCGGGATCCGGAAAGGGCCAAGCGGGCGGTGGAGGCCCACGTGTACCGCTTCCGCGACCTGGTGGTGGCGAAGCTTCGGAAAGGAGGGGTATGA
- a CDS encoding proline dehydrogenase, with product MNLDLVYRQAVLSVAGNPRVEALIKGRARSLVRRYVAGETLEEALRAAEALEAQGVHAILDLLGEMVRSEEEARAFQEGILVLVRALAEKPWPKYVSVKPTQLGLDLSEGLALELLRGILREAEPKGVFVRLDMEDSPRVEATLRLYKALREEGFSGVGVVLQSYLFRTEKDLLDLLPYRPNLRLVKGAYREPKEVAFQDKRLIDAEYLHLGKLALREGLYVAFATHDPRLIAEVKRYTEAFGIPKTAFEFQLLYGVRPEAQRRLAQEGYTVRAYVPYGKDWYPYLSRRIAERPENLLLVLRSLLGG from the coding sequence ATGAACCTGGACCTCGTCTATCGGCAGGCGGTGCTCTCCGTGGCGGGAAACCCCCGGGTGGAGGCCCTCATCAAGGGGCGGGCGAGGAGCCTGGTGCGCCGGTATGTGGCGGGGGAGACCCTGGAGGAGGCGCTGAGGGCGGCGGAGGCCCTCGAGGCCCAAGGGGTCCACGCCATCCTGGACCTCTTGGGCGAGATGGTGCGCTCGGAGGAGGAGGCCCGGGCCTTCCAGGAGGGGATTCTGGTCCTGGTCCGGGCCCTTGCCGAAAAGCCCTGGCCCAAGTACGTCTCCGTCAAGCCCACGCAGCTCGGCCTGGACCTTTCGGAGGGCCTCGCCCTGGAGCTTTTGAGGGGCATCCTGCGGGAAGCGGAGCCCAAAGGGGTCTTCGTCCGCTTGGACATGGAGGACTCCCCCCGGGTGGAGGCCACCTTGCGCCTCTACAAGGCCTTGAGGGAGGAGGGGTTTAGCGGGGTGGGGGTTGTGCTCCAAAGCTACCTTTTCCGCACGGAGAAGGACCTCCTGGACCTCCTCCCCTACCGGCCCAACCTGCGCCTCGTCAAGGGGGCCTACCGGGAGCCTAAGGAGGTGGCCTTCCAGGACAAGCGCCTCATTGACGCCGAGTACCTGCACCTGGGGAAGCTCGCCCTAAGGGAAGGGCTTTACGTGGCCTTCGCCACCCACGACCCCCGGCTCATCGCCGAGGTGAAGCGCTACACCGAGGCCTTCGGCATCCCCAAGACCGCCTTTGAGTTCCAGCTCCTCTACGGGGTGCGTCCGGAAGCCCAGCGGCGCCTGGCCCAGGAGGGCTACACCGTGCGGGCTTATGTGCCCTACGGGAAGGACTGGTACCCCTACCTAAGCCGGCGCATCGCCGAAAGGCCGGAGAACCTCTTGTTGGTGCTAAGGAGCCTCTTGGGAGGCTAA